From Gimesia panareensis, the proteins below share one genomic window:
- a CDS encoding DUF1559 family PulG-like putative transporter — protein sequence MADWYLKRDEEITGPYSKQELREWYATGRLSTADLIREGETGYFIPAGGNPGFLRELQAEIIQQIHFASLPSSRKRLPLLPIIAILIGLPCLVFFILISFNVIHIEQTRGEARRSRSKYNLKQIGAALLQYHDAHQTFPPGAIIAEDDAPRHSWQSLILPYLDQRRLYQQIDFELPWNAPDNQRVFQQQVPQYQADWIEEKSSPEGYALSHYVGNEKLLKNNQGFRLREITDGVSNTIAAVERGAPYQPWGNPTNLANPTEIIGPGNKTLFPGGNHVLFCDGRVQFISEDIDPTVLKALSTPDKGDDIGDF from the coding sequence ATGGCTGACTGGTACCTGAAACGAGACGAGGAAATCACCGGTCCCTACAGTAAACAGGAACTGCGCGAATGGTATGCCACAGGCAGGCTTAGTACGGCGGATCTGATACGAGAGGGAGAGACCGGTTATTTCATCCCGGCAGGTGGGAACCCCGGTTTCTTACGGGAACTGCAAGCTGAAATAATTCAGCAAATTCATTTCGCCAGTCTACCATCCAGCAGAAAACGGCTTCCCCTGCTCCCGATCATCGCGATCCTGATCGGTCTTCCCTGCCTGGTGTTCTTTATTCTGATCAGTTTCAATGTCATTCACATTGAGCAGACCAGGGGGGAAGCACGCCGTTCACGATCAAAGTATAATCTGAAACAGATCGGTGCTGCACTCCTGCAGTACCATGACGCTCATCAAACATTCCCTCCAGGGGCAATCATCGCTGAAGACGATGCCCCCCGGCACAGCTGGCAGTCCTTAATTCTGCCCTATCTGGATCAGCGGAGACTATACCAACAGATTGATTTCGAACTCCCCTGGAACGCCCCTGACAATCAGCGGGTATTTCAGCAACAGGTTCCTCAATACCAGGCTGACTGGATCGAAGAAAAATCTTCTCCGGAAGGCTATGCTTTATCACATTATGTGGGAAATGAAAAGTTATTGAAAAACAATCAGGGCTTCCGCCTCAGAGAGATCACTGATGGCGTGTCCAATACGATCGCTGCTGTGGAACGGGGAGCTCCCTATCAGCCATGGGGCAATCCGACCAATCTTGCAAATCCAACTGAAATCATTGGACCAGGTAATAAAACATTGTTCCCTGGTGGGAATCACGTACTCTTCTGCGATGGACGAGTTCAGTTTATCTCCGAAGACATTGATCCCACAGTTCTCAAAGCACTGAGCACACCTGACAAAGGCGACGATATCGGCGATTTCTAG
- a CDS encoding DUF1559 family PulG-like putative transporter, which produces MNSPSEQLPVDPLKSTEFTPSAATLIVILAGCLFSGLLLWFLFQDILQGKYRQTTINPAACPSNVVSTRTQPEVPTSPLERIRLATNQSQSKQHLNRIALAVHNYHSTFGVLPPGRTETESGTPYHGWQTSILPHIDQYELYDQINFDRPWNDPQNYKVFQQQVPEYLNPAIQEKVAPDGTALSHYVGNSLLLKKNQSMPFESISDGRDYTILAVERGNNFHTWGDPASLADPQQIIGPDQISAFPDGTQALMSSGAVRFLSRDIDPAILKALSTPDSNDSTGDF; this is translated from the coding sequence ATGAATTCTCCCTCCGAACAGTTACCAGTTGATCCATTGAAGTCGACTGAGTTTACGCCTTCTGCCGCAACCCTGATCGTCATCCTGGCAGGGTGTCTGTTTTCCGGGCTTCTGCTGTGGTTCCTCTTCCAGGACATCCTGCAAGGCAAGTACCGACAAACTACAATTAACCCGGCAGCTTGTCCGAGCAACGTCGTTTCGACCCGGACTCAGCCGGAAGTTCCAACCTCTCCCCTGGAACGTATCCGACTGGCCACGAATCAGTCCCAATCAAAACAGCATCTGAATCGAATCGCATTGGCTGTGCACAATTATCATTCGACCTTTGGAGTACTACCACCGGGTAGAACAGAAACGGAATCTGGCACTCCCTATCACGGCTGGCAGACTTCAATCCTGCCCCACATTGACCAGTATGAACTCTATGACCAGATCAATTTTGACCGGCCCTGGAATGATCCTCAAAATTATAAAGTGTTTCAGCAGCAGGTGCCCGAATACCTCAACCCCGCGATTCAAGAGAAAGTCGCCCCCGATGGCACGGCCCTGTCTCACTATGTGGGGAACAGTCTGCTGCTGAAGAAAAATCAGAGCATGCCGTTTGAAAGTATCTCAGATGGGAGAGACTATACGATCCTGGCCGTAGAACGAGGTAACAATTTTCATACCTGGGGAGATCCGGCATCACTGGCAGACCCGCAACAGATCATCGGCCCGGATCAGATTTCTGCTTTCCCCGATGGAACTCAGGCCCTGATGTCGAGCGGCGCGGTACGATTCCTCTCCAGAGACATCGATCCTGCCATTCTCAAAGCACTGAGTACCCCGGACAGCAATGATTCAACCGGTGATTTTTAA
- a CDS encoding phosphorylase family protein, whose product MNQPQVDKAHADIGLVCALPMEIQPFLDRCEHVKKYTGGSYVFRGGFLDRIKVAVVQTGVGFARARAATQALIDAHSPPWVLSVGFSGALQPGMKVGDIVVATSVCDLHGQELKNDVHFPEDPEHGLYVGRILNADEIVRTVEEKQKLAAQFEALAVDLESLAVAQVCQAEKRGFMAIRAISDDCSVDLPQEVLSILGETGAVRAGAALGAVFKRPESIKEMWKMRGDASRAANRLASFLDGVVVQLYEARH is encoded by the coding sequence TTGAATCAACCCCAAGTCGATAAAGCACATGCGGATATAGGGCTGGTCTGTGCTCTGCCGATGGAGATCCAGCCGTTTCTGGATCGGTGTGAGCACGTCAAAAAGTACACCGGCGGTTCGTATGTGTTTCGGGGCGGTTTTCTGGATCGAATCAAAGTCGCAGTGGTGCAGACGGGAGTGGGGTTTGCCCGCGCCCGTGCTGCCACCCAGGCATTGATCGACGCGCACTCGCCTCCCTGGGTGCTCTCGGTAGGATTCTCGGGAGCATTGCAACCCGGGATGAAAGTGGGTGATATTGTTGTTGCGACTTCCGTCTGTGATCTGCACGGACAGGAACTGAAGAACGACGTGCATTTCCCGGAAGATCCGGAACACGGGCTCTATGTCGGACGGATTCTCAATGCCGACGAAATCGTGAGGACGGTTGAGGAAAAACAGAAACTGGCCGCGCAGTTTGAAGCATTGGCAGTCGATCTGGAGAGCCTCGCGGTCGCGCAGGTCTGTCAGGCGGAGAAGCGGGGGTTCATGGCCATCCGGGCCATCAGCGATGACTGCTCAGTCGATTTGCCCCAGGAAGTGCTCTCCATTTTAGGGGAGACCGGTGCCGTCCGTGCCGGAGCCGCCCTGGGGGCGGTGTTCAAGCGGCCGGAAAGCATCAAGGAAATGTGGAAGATGCGCGGCGATGCCTCCCGGGCTGCCAACCGACTGGCCAGTTTTCTGGACGGCGTGGTCGTTCAGCTCTACGAAGCCCGACACTAG
- the serC gene encoding 3-phosphoserine/phosphohydroxythreonine transaminase — protein MTERIYNFSAGPAALPLPVLEQAQKDLISLGDTGIGILEHSHRSKAFLAVYEAAEALCREVAAVPDNYKVLFLQGGASTQFFMVPMNLLSKDQTADYLVTGSWSKKAVKEAKLFGNVNIACSSEDQNFSYIPEEVAFSDNPAYVHFTSNNTIYGTEFASEPAAPGDAPLVCDASSDIFSRPIDISKYGIVYAGAQKNLGPSGVTLVIIRDNLIEQGPSDIPTMLQYRTHSEAGSMFNTPPTFGIYILAQVLQWLKDQGGLEAMQQKNQAKAGKLYDYLEQSKLFNATAAKKDRSLMNVTFVTGDADLDAKFIAQATAAGLDGLKGHRSVGGMRASIYNAFPEAGVDKLIEMMSQFEQEHAS, from the coding sequence ATGACAGAAAGAATTTACAACTTTTCTGCGGGACCAGCAGCGCTCCCATTACCCGTTCTCGAGCAGGCTCAGAAAGATCTGATTTCACTGGGCGATACCGGCATCGGGATTCTGGAGCACTCACACCGCAGCAAAGCGTTCCTGGCTGTGTACGAAGCTGCTGAAGCCCTCTGCCGTGAAGTCGCTGCAGTACCTGATAATTATAAAGTTCTGTTTCTGCAGGGGGGAGCCTCGACCCAGTTCTTCATGGTTCCGATGAACCTGCTCTCCAAAGATCAGACTGCCGACTATCTCGTCACCGGTTCCTGGTCGAAAAAAGCAGTCAAAGAAGCCAAACTGTTCGGCAACGTCAACATTGCCTGCAGCAGTGAAGATCAGAACTTCTCTTATATCCCGGAAGAAGTCGCTTTCAGCGATAACCCGGCTTACGTGCATTTCACTTCGAATAACACGATCTACGGGACCGAGTTTGCCAGCGAGCCTGCCGCTCCCGGCGATGCACCGCTGGTCTGCGACGCCAGCAGTGATATCTTCTCGCGCCCGATCGACATCTCGAAATACGGGATCGTCTACGCCGGTGCTCAGAAGAACCTGGGCCCCAGCGGTGTGACCCTGGTTATCATCCGTGACAATCTGATCGAGCAGGGACCGAGCGACATTCCGACCATGTTACAGTATCGCACACACTCCGAAGCGGGTTCCATGTTCAATACACCGCCGACCTTCGGGATTTATATCCTGGCACAGGTCCTGCAGTGGCTGAAGGACCAGGGCGGACTGGAAGCGATGCAGCAGAAAAACCAGGCGAAAGCGGGTAAACTGTATGATTACCTGGAACAGAGCAAGCTGTTTAACGCGACTGCTGCGAAGAAAGACCGTTCGCTGATGAACGTGACGTTCGTCACCGGAGACGCCGATCTGGATGCGAAGTTCATCGCCCAGGCGACTGCCGCCGGACTGGACGGTCTGAAAGGACACCGCAGTGTCGGGGGCATGCGTGCCAGTATCTATAACGCCTTCCCTGAAGCGGGTGTGGATAAGTTAATCGAGATGATGAGTCAGTTCGAACAGGAACACGCCTCTTGA
- a CDS encoding ribose-phosphate diphosphokinase: protein MSQSPNPLSRGPRVQSFQPPQGDLTIMAGSGNPALAQAIADELGIRLTPCEAHQFSEGNIFVRILENVRGRDVYIIQGVHSPVNDNFVELLFWIDALKRASAQQVTAVIPFFSYAKGDKKDEPRVSIRARVCADAIEVAGADRVLTMDLHSPQIQGFFSVPVDHLYGRHVISEHIRRLKIEDLVVCSPDVGFAKEASDFAKLLGAPVVIGNKMRKDHTETVEVLEVIGEVEGKNVILVDDFTITGRTLISMAELLKKKGAKDIYAAVTHGVLSKGAAERIGQSPLKKMFMTNTIEAQIDPLPDNIEVISVAHSFAAAIRSIHDRTSVSTLFPEKRPKK, encoded by the coding sequence ATGTCACAATCTCCCAATCCATTATCCCGAGGGCCCCGCGTCCAGTCTTTTCAACCTCCCCAGGGCGACCTGACCATCATGGCCGGTTCAGGCAATCCGGCTCTCGCACAAGCGATTGCTGATGAGTTAGGCATCCGCCTGACCCCTTGTGAGGCGCACCAGTTCAGTGAAGGGAATATTTTCGTCCGTATCCTGGAAAACGTCCGCGGACGCGATGTATATATCATCCAGGGGGTCCACTCACCGGTGAACGACAACTTTGTGGAACTTCTGTTCTGGATCGATGCCCTCAAACGGGCCAGTGCCCAGCAGGTCACCGCGGTCATCCCCTTCTTCAGCTATGCCAAGGGAGACAAGAAAGACGAGCCCCGCGTTTCCATCCGGGCTCGCGTTTGTGCGGATGCGATCGAAGTTGCGGGAGCCGACCGCGTGCTGACTATGGATTTGCACAGTCCCCAGATTCAGGGCTTTTTCTCCGTGCCCGTTGATCATCTTTACGGGCGGCACGTCATCAGCGAACATATCCGCAGACTCAAAATTGAAGATCTGGTCGTCTGCAGCCCCGACGTCGGCTTTGCCAAGGAAGCGTCCGATTTCGCCAAGCTGCTGGGTGCGCCGGTCGTCATTGGAAATAAGATGAGGAAAGATCACACGGAAACGGTCGAAGTGCTGGAAGTCATCGGTGAAGTTGAGGGCAAAAACGTGATCCTCGTCGACGATTTCACCATCACGGGACGCACCCTGATCAGTATGGCGGAACTGCTGAAAAAGAAAGGTGCCAAAGACATCTACGCGGCAGTCACACATGGCGTATTATCCAAAGGGGCCGCCGAACGAATCGGGCAGAGTCCTTTGAAAAAGATGTTCATGACCAATACCATTGAGGCACAGATCGATCCTCTGCCGGATAATATTGAAGTCATCTCGGTTGCCCATTCCTTTGCTGCTGCGATCAGGTCCATCCATGACCGGACCAGCGTCAGCACACTGTTTCCGGAAAAGCGACCGAAAAAGTAG
- a CDS encoding creatininase family protein, with translation MAAEPAMRPWILSETNYAHVKEYSYEVAVLPMGATEPHNLHLPYGTDTFEAEAIGSRVCEAAFQRGAKVVMLPPIPYGTETNQSAFPLSMNVNPSTLGQIISDLVDSLANHGVHKLLILNSHGGNDFKPLLRELHGSTPVQIFLADWFRGTTADVKPQIFENPDDHAGEMETSLALAYFPHLVARDLQTGALLADDGATNPTRFTAVNSGWVSITRPWHLLTTNTGSGNPHQASAEKGEKLMQILVERLSQFLVELSEAELDDQFPF, from the coding sequence GTGGCTGCTGAACCTGCCATGCGTCCCTGGATTTTATCCGAAACCAACTACGCGCATGTAAAAGAATATTCGTATGAAGTGGCGGTTCTGCCGATGGGGGCCACCGAACCACATAATCTGCATCTACCCTACGGGACTGATACTTTCGAAGCGGAAGCCATCGGCTCCCGTGTCTGCGAGGCAGCTTTTCAGCGCGGGGCAAAGGTCGTGATGTTGCCTCCCATTCCCTACGGCACCGAGACCAATCAGAGTGCTTTTCCACTGTCGATGAATGTGAATCCATCGACGCTGGGGCAAATCATTTCGGATCTGGTCGATTCCCTGGCAAATCATGGCGTGCATAAACTGCTGATTTTAAACAGCCATGGCGGAAACGATTTCAAACCGCTGCTGAGGGAGTTGCACGGTTCCACTCCGGTGCAGATCTTTCTGGCCGACTGGTTCCGGGGGACGACCGCGGACGTGAAACCTCAGATCTTCGAGAATCCCGATGATCATGCGGGCGAAATGGAAACGTCACTGGCACTGGCTTACTTCCCCCATCTGGTCGCTCGGGATCTGCAAACTGGTGCTCTACTCGCCGATGACGGGGCCACAAATCCGACCCGCTTTACCGCCGTCAATTCGGGCTGGGTCAGCATTACACGTCCCTGGCATCTGTTGACGACCAATACCGGATCCGGAAATCCCCATCAGGCGTCGGCAGAAAAAGGGGAAAAACTGATGCAGATTCTGGTCGAGCGTCTGTCCCAGTTTCTGGTGGAACTCTCCGAGGCAGAACTGGATGATCAATTTCCTTTCTAG
- the mutS gene encoding DNA mismatch repair protein MutS, with protein sequence MAKTGKKLTPMMERYLEVKRQNPGTLLLFRMGDFYELFHEDAEIAARILGITLTSRDKSSSNPIPMAGFPHHSLDSYLYKLIHAGYRASICDQVEDPKKAKGMVKREVTRVVTPGTLTDDALLDPHENNFLASIYFGKSDIGLAWLELSTGRFLTSNTTAEHLVDELARIHPAECIFAEGNTALQNAIGHLETMLTERPSWSFAEDECEKRLLEHFGTKTLEGFNLEQGTPAITAAGALLEYVQETQRSAIPHINQIEPYERGDRLLIDEATRRSLELTRTIREGKREGSLISVLDETVTSMGARLLNDWIANPLTSLPEIQKRLDSVEEISQDPVLCNDVREQLSKTYDLQRLTARIATGRASARDLSFLAQTLALLPKLKAKLSGRKAELLQSLETGIDLCAEVRNDIETMLIEDPPLTLNEGGVIRPGFSDELDELRSLSKGGKEWIASYRNDEAERVGISNLKVGYNKVFGYYLEVSAAHAAKVPEHYIRKQTLKNQERYITPELKEYEEKVLKAEERAIELEQTMFDSLRDRVAKEATRTQRTAEVLAQIDVLFGLAYLATHAGYTRPEMTTDPVLDIRESRHPVLDRLQPSGEFVPNDVLLGEPYGRVQIITGPNMAGKSTYIRQAALLTLMAQIGSFIPASEARIGIADRIFARVGASDELSKGQSTFMVEMTEAARILNSASDRSLVILDEIGRGTSTYDGISLAWSMTEFLHDQIKARTLFATHYHELTELTQSLKQASNWNVAVHEQDGEIVFLHKIVEGSANKSYGIHVARLAGIPDLVIQRANQILTTLEKDHVDDSGQTTIPPRKQKQSTHQQLSLFGNTPHPVLDEIRDLNVDEMTPLAALEELYRIREQLN encoded by the coding sequence ATGGCAAAAACAGGCAAGAAGCTGACCCCGATGATGGAACGGTATCTGGAAGTCAAGCGCCAGAATCCGGGAACACTGTTGTTGTTTCGGATGGGCGACTTCTACGAACTGTTCCATGAAGATGCCGAGATCGCAGCCCGCATTCTGGGGATCACGCTCACGAGTCGCGATAAGTCATCGAGTAATCCGATTCCGATGGCCGGGTTCCCCCACCATTCGCTCGACAGTTATCTCTACAAGCTGATCCATGCCGGTTACCGAGCATCCATCTGCGATCAGGTAGAAGATCCCAAAAAAGCCAAAGGGATGGTCAAACGCGAGGTAACCCGCGTAGTCACTCCCGGGACTCTGACCGACGATGCACTGCTCGACCCGCATGAGAACAACTTCCTGGCCAGCATCTACTTTGGTAAAAGCGACATCGGTTTGGCCTGGCTGGAACTTTCCACCGGCCGGTTCCTGACGTCCAACACGACTGCCGAACATCTGGTCGACGAACTGGCCCGGATTCATCCCGCCGAGTGTATTTTCGCGGAAGGCAACACGGCTTTGCAGAATGCCATCGGTCATCTGGAAACCATGCTCACGGAGCGCCCTTCCTGGTCGTTTGCAGAAGATGAATGCGAAAAACGTCTGCTCGAACATTTCGGTACCAAAACCCTGGAAGGTTTCAATCTGGAACAAGGCACCCCCGCCATCACCGCCGCGGGTGCGCTGCTGGAATATGTTCAGGAAACCCAGCGAAGTGCGATTCCTCACATTAACCAGATCGAACCATACGAACGGGGCGATCGCCTGTTGATTGACGAGGCCACCCGCCGTAGTCTGGAGCTGACACGGACAATCCGGGAAGGAAAGCGGGAAGGCAGTCTGATCTCGGTGCTCGATGAGACCGTCACTTCCATGGGAGCCCGGCTGCTCAACGACTGGATTGCGAATCCGCTGACCAGCCTGCCCGAAATCCAGAAACGACTCGACTCAGTCGAAGAGATCTCACAGGATCCCGTACTCTGCAATGACGTACGGGAACAGCTCTCAAAAACCTACGATCTACAGCGTCTGACAGCCCGCATCGCTACGGGCAGAGCCAGTGCCCGAGACCTCAGCTTCCTGGCGCAAACGCTGGCCCTGCTGCCCAAGCTCAAGGCGAAACTATCCGGACGCAAAGCGGAACTGCTGCAGTCTCTGGAAACAGGCATCGACCTTTGTGCCGAGGTGCGAAACGATATTGAAACGATGCTCATCGAAGATCCGCCCCTGACGCTGAATGAGGGAGGCGTCATCCGACCGGGGTTCAGTGATGAGTTGGATGAGCTGCGTTCGCTCTCCAAAGGGGGGAAGGAATGGATTGCCAGTTACCGTAATGACGAAGCCGAACGGGTGGGCATCTCCAATCTGAAAGTTGGTTACAATAAGGTTTTCGGCTATTACCTCGAAGTCTCAGCCGCTCATGCCGCGAAAGTTCCCGAACACTATATCCGTAAACAGACACTGAAAAACCAGGAACGGTACATCACGCCTGAATTGAAGGAATACGAAGAAAAAGTCCTCAAGGCGGAAGAACGTGCGATAGAGCTGGAACAGACCATGTTCGATTCGCTACGGGACCGAGTCGCAAAGGAAGCCACGCGGACCCAGCGGACGGCAGAAGTTCTGGCTCAAATCGACGTTCTGTTCGGGCTGGCTTATCTGGCAACACATGCCGGATACACGCGACCTGAAATGACGACCGATCCGGTGCTCGACATCCGTGAGAGTCGGCACCCTGTCCTGGACCGGCTGCAGCCCTCGGGAGAATTCGTGCCTAATGATGTGCTGCTGGGTGAGCCCTATGGCCGCGTGCAAATCATCACAGGCCCCAACATGGCGGGTAAGAGTACCTATATCCGCCAGGCAGCGTTGCTGACTCTAATGGCCCAGATCGGTTCCTTCATCCCTGCCAGCGAAGCACGCATCGGCATCGCAGACCGGATCTTTGCCCGCGTTGGTGCCAGCGACGAGCTCAGTAAGGGCCAGAGTACTTTCATGGTCGAAATGACGGAGGCCGCTCGCATTCTGAATTCTGCTTCGGACCGGAGTCTGGTCATTCTGGATGAAATTGGACGGGGTACGAGTACCTATGATGGGATCTCTCTGGCCTGGTCGATGACCGAGTTTCTCCACGACCAGATCAAAGCGCGAACACTGTTTGCCACACATTACCATGAGCTCACTGAACTGACACAGTCACTGAAACAGGCCAGCAACTGGAATGTCGCTGTTCACGAGCAGGATGGTGAAATCGTCTTCCTGCACAAAATTGTCGAGGGCTCAGCCAACAAGAGCTACGGCATCCATGTGGCCCGACTGGCCGGCATTCCTGACCTGGTCATTCAACGTGCCAATCAGATTCTGACGACTCTGGAAAAAGACCACGTCGACGATAGTGGCCAAACCACAATTCCTCCCCGTAAACAGAAACAGTCCACGCATCAGCAACTCTCGCTGTTTGGTAACACGCCCCATCCCGTGCTGGACGAAATCCGCGACTTGAATGTGGACGAAATGACTCCCCTGGCGGCTCTGGAAGAACTCTATCGCATTCGCGAGCAACTGAACTGA
- a CDS encoding DUF1559 family PulG-like putative transporter translates to MSNWYFKSGNKTTGPLTLLEMIEFAAEGKIQETDLVREGLSNDFVPASQIPELNFNTDIDTEDSEIPLESLPLPEPRQRRGSSSLIFKLVALAGCFFLFIFILNVVTHEMQQSRDYARRLSSLNQLRLIGLGVINYASTANGYRLPVNARPTEKSPRHGWLTAILPYIGETALYQQIDFDHSWSAPVNHDIFQQKLSLYLNPAISEVVSPEGYGLSHYVGNANLFNRDQGLDMGAITDGLSSTIMILEAGENFDPWGAPANAVIPYQIMGPGNKPPFSNGRNVILADGAGRFISDSTDPAVLKAMSTPAGGEPVEVYEAAFP, encoded by the coding sequence ATGTCCAACTGGTATTTCAAGTCGGGAAACAAGACAACCGGCCCCCTCACCCTGCTGGAAATGATTGAATTCGCGGCTGAGGGAAAGATCCAGGAAACGGACCTGGTGCGGGAAGGTCTGTCGAATGATTTTGTTCCTGCCAGTCAGATTCCGGAATTGAATTTCAATACAGACATCGATACCGAAGATTCAGAAATCCCCCTTGAATCACTTCCACTTCCTGAGCCCCGGCAGAGACGTGGTTCCTCGAGTTTGATCTTCAAACTTGTTGCCCTGGCAGGCTGTTTTTTCCTCTTTATTTTTATTCTGAATGTCGTGACTCATGAAATGCAACAGAGTCGAGATTATGCCCGTCGACTCAGTTCGTTAAATCAGCTGAGGCTGATTGGCCTGGGAGTGATCAATTATGCTTCCACAGCAAATGGTTATCGACTTCCGGTCAATGCCAGGCCGACGGAAAAGTCACCCCGCCATGGCTGGCTGACAGCGATTCTGCCTTATATCGGAGAAACGGCCCTGTATCAGCAGATCGACTTTGACCACTCCTGGTCAGCTCCTGTGAATCATGACATCTTCCAGCAGAAGTTATCGCTGTATTTGAATCCGGCCATCTCAGAGGTCGTTTCCCCAGAGGGCTACGGGTTGTCGCACTATGTGGGGAATGCGAATCTGTTCAATCGAGATCAGGGGCTGGACATGGGTGCGATCACAGACGGACTTTCATCAACGATTATGATACTCGAAGCGGGAGAGAACTTTGATCCCTGGGGCGCCCCGGCCAATGCCGTTATCCCTTATCAAATCATGGGACCCGGTAACAAGCCTCCTTTTTCCAACGGTCGAAACGTGATCTTAGCGGACGGAGCCGGGCGATTCATTTCTGACAGTACCGATCCTGCGGTACTCAAAGCGATGAGTACTCCCGCTGGAGGAGAACCAGTAGAAGTTTACGAAGCCGCTTTTCCTTAA
- a CDS encoding DUF1559 family PulG-like putative transporter has protein sequence MTNWYVKRGNEIAGPLTQERVKELAAQGKIQATDLVRKGEDGSFIEASQIPGLLPEEDDFESVSSSSQTAPKKNNTILIVVLVVLGGGGVLFVMLLMALLLPAVQQAREAARRSQSKNNLKQIGLALHNYHDAHRVFPPGGTTKTDGTPYHSWQTFILPFMDQAPLYNRIDFRETWTAQQNQGLFKQEIPQYLNPTIEETTTPEGFGLSHYVANKKVMGTNSWLRFRDITDGTSNTIVAFEAADHFKAWGDPTNFGDPVDYIGSGHKTPYRGGGHVLLGDGSVRFVSENIDPALLEALSTPDGGERVGEF, from the coding sequence ATGACTAACTGGTATGTCAAACGCGGTAATGAAATTGCCGGCCCTCTGACACAGGAACGCGTCAAAGAACTGGCCGCGCAGGGAAAAATTCAGGCGACTGACCTGGTCCGCAAAGGAGAAGACGGCTCTTTTATTGAAGCCAGCCAGATCCCCGGTCTGCTCCCGGAAGAGGATGATTTTGAATCCGTCTCCTCATCCAGCCAGACAGCACCGAAAAAAAATAATACGATTTTAATCGTCGTCCTCGTCGTCCTGGGCGGGGGTGGAGTCCTGTTCGTGATGTTACTGATGGCGCTGCTCCTGCCTGCAGTACAACAGGCTCGTGAAGCAGCCCGCCGATCGCAGTCCAAAAATAACCTGAAGCAAATTGGACTGGCCTTGCACAATTACCATGACGCACATCGTGTCTTTCCTCCCGGCGGTACTACCAAAACAGATGGCACACCATATCACAGCTGGCAGACTTTTATCCTGCCCTTCATGGATCAGGCGCCACTCTATAACCGGATCGATTTTCGGGAGACCTGGACGGCCCAGCAGAACCAGGGCCTGTTTAAACAGGAAATTCCCCAGTACCTGAATCCCACGATTGAAGAAACAACCACTCCCGAGGGATTTGGACTGTCGCATTATGTCGCAAACAAAAAAGTAATGGGAACAAACAGTTGGCTGCGGTTTCGCGATATTACCGATGGTACCTCGAATACAATCGTGGCCTTCGAAGCAGCGGATCATTTTAAAGCCTGGGGAGATCCCACCAATTTTGGTGATCCCGTCGACTACATCGGCTCGGGCCACAAAACGCCTTACCGGGGAGGTGGTCATGTGTTGCTGGGGGATGGCAGTGTGCGGTTTGTTTCTGAAAACATAGATCCTGCACTTCTGGAAGCACTCAGTACTCCTGATGGAGGGGAGCGTGTGGGAGAGTTTTAA